Proteins encoded within one genomic window of Formosa agariphila KMM 3901:
- a CDS encoding SusD/RagB family nutrient-binding outer membrane lipoprotein, with translation MKKIFITALSFIVLASCMSDEKYESYNKDPKNPTEVEAAFLFNSATKSLFDQMTSTNVNVNVFRLLGQYWTETTYIDEANYDLNNRNIPQYHWSELYRDVLLDLKTAKEYTEADVDLSEADKNTRLAQIEILEVYTWQQLVDTFGDIPYSQALQSETTLLPEYDDAATIYEDLVSRINTAIPNLSGTGFSEDNIYYGDISSWMKFGNSLKLRIGMRIVDAPGMAALAQTTIESAVDSGVFTSNADNANIQYAAATPNTNPLWVDLVQSGRADFVPANTLVDYMNMLDDPRRPVYFEENLGEGVYTGGIYGAANSFAAYTHIGTVIHEPTFRGVLLDFSEVSFFLADAAQRGFAVGDTAETFYINGITASFDEWGVDGVEAYLAKPEVAYNAADWKTSIGNQFWLAMYNRGFEGWTVWRTYDTPEFNLPEDTGNPVPTRYTYPINEQNLNEPNWSAASTAIGGDEQTTKLFWDVN, from the coding sequence ATGAAAAAAATATTTATAACAGCATTGTCTTTTATAGTTCTAGCATCTTGTATGTCTGATGAGAAGTATGAAAGCTATAATAAAGATCCAAAAAACCCTACAGAGGTAGAAGCAGCGTTCTTGTTTAATTCTGCCACTAAGAGTTTATTTGACCAAATGACAAGTACAAACGTTAATGTTAACGTATTCAGATTACTTGGTCAATATTGGACAGAAACAACATATATCGATGAAGCGAATTACGATTTAAATAACAGAAACATTCCTCAGTACCACTGGTCTGAATTATATAGAGATGTACTTCTAGATTTAAAAACAGCTAAAGAATATACAGAAGCTGATGTAGATTTATCTGAAGCAGATAAAAACACGAGATTAGCTCAAATTGAAATATTAGAAGTGTATACTTGGCAACAATTAGTAGATACGTTTGGAGATATTCCTTATTCTCAAGCTTTACAGTCTGAGACTACTTTATTACCTGAATATGATGATGCTGCTACAATTTACGAAGATTTAGTTTCTCGTATTAATACTGCAATACCTAACCTTTCAGGTACTGGATTTTCAGAAGACAATATCTATTATGGTGATATTTCATCTTGGATGAAATTTGGTAACTCTTTAAAATTAAGAATTGGAATGCGTATTGTTGATGCTCCAGGAATGGCAGCATTAGCTCAAACTACAATCGAATCTGCTGTAGATTCTGGTGTATTTACATCTAACGCAGATAATGCAAATATTCAATATGCTGCAGCTACTCCAAACACAAACCCATTATGGGTAGATTTAGTACAGTCTGGACGTGCAGATTTTGTTCCTGCTAATACATTAGTAGATTACATGAATATGTTAGACGACCCAAGACGTCCTGTTTATTTTGAAGAAAACTTAGGTGAAGGTGTATACACAGGTGGTATTTACGGAGCGGCTAACAGTTTTGCTGCATACACTCATATTGGTACTGTAATTCACGAGCCTACTTTTAGAGGTGTGTTATTAGACTTTTCTGAAGTTTCTTTCTTCCTAGCTGACGCTGCACAAAGAGGATTTGCTGTGGGTGACACTGCAGAAACATTCTACATCAATGGTATTACTGCCTCTTTCGACGAATGGGGAGTTGACGGTGTAGAAGCTTATTTAGCTAAACCAGAAGTAGCTTACAACGCTGCAGATTGGAAAACGTCTATTGGAAACCAATTTTGGTTAGCAATGTACAACAGAGGTTTTGAAGGATGGACAGTATGGAGAACATATGATACTCCAGAATTCAACTTACCTGAAGATACTGGTAACCCAGTACCAACACGTTATACATACCCAATTAACGAACAAAACTTAAATGAGCCAAACTGGTCTGCTGCATCTACTGCAATAGGTGGTGACGAGCAAACAACAAAGTTATTCTGGGATGTTAACTAA
- a CDS encoding SusC/RagA family TonB-linked outer membrane protein: MKTKFNGILTLFLAFVVQLTFAQEKTITGTVSDSNGLPLPGVNIIVKGTSTGTQTDFDGNYSLDAATAEVLSFSFIGYKTKSITVGASSIINMTLEEDLAQLDEVVVTALGISREKKQLGYASQEVDGEAVSTVKSQNFVNALSGKVAGLNVKPSGTIGGSTNVVIRGSSSVSGNNQALFVIDGIPIDNGISNTADQQNGRGGYDYGNAASDINPDDIESINVLKGAAASALYGSRASNGVIMITTKKGKKQKGIGVTINSSLTVGTPDKETLPTYQKQYGAGYGPYYATADGYFNLEDVNGDGILDETVPFGEDASYGGAFDPDRMVYQWNSIYPELDTYQQATPWQYAENDANSVWTTSSTLINSVDLTGGDEKGTFRLGYTNMMQEGNLPNSEIKRNNISFNGSLNLTEKLTASTSFNFTKTDGKGRYGTGYDSKNPMQQFRQWFQTNVDLEEQKQAYLQTGQNITWNSNSSSDVSPLYSDNFYWTRYENYETDTRNRFWGNVVLDYEITDWLSVLGRFTYDTYSELQEERIAVGSVDVSQYSRFNRNVAEYNYDLMLSFNKDLSDKINLSGIAGFNLRRNELNSIYAETNGGLNLAGLYALSNSVNGLEAPVEREEVKMVDGEYIQASLGYDNFLFVEGTFRTDRSSSLPIADNRYDYWSATGSFIFSELIQSNWLTFGKVRGNDTDPYNVFNTYVIGTPFNGGIATNPSIKGNLELLPEEQTNWEVGLEMQFFQKRFGFDVSYYDALNENQITSVPLSNSTGYTSAILNAGTISNKGWEVTLNISPIRTEDFSWDMNVNWSKNESLVEELTDGIDNLVLASLQGGVSINATPGEAYGTIRGTDLVYHENGQPIVGANGYYETTSSNNNVIGDVNPDWKAGLFNSFNYKNFNLSFLIDMQKGGDLFSLDTWYGYATGMYDFTAGTNDLGNPVRNTLDNGGGVILPGVQADGSTNTVRANASTYANPWGYARASNSQHVYDAGYVKLREASISYNFDNDQLARLPFTGVTFSIIGRNLWIIDKNVPFSDPEAGLSSGNVQGYQSGAYPAIREIGASVKLQF; encoded by the coding sequence ATGAAAACAAAGTTTAATGGAATTCTAACGCTATTCCTAGCGTTTGTCGTGCAACTTACGTTCGCACAAGAAAAGACAATTACAGGGACCGTTTCAGACTCAAATGGTTTACCTCTTCCGGGAGTTAACATTATTGTTAAAGGTACTTCAACTGGTACTCAAACAGATTTTGATGGTAACTATTCCCTTGATGCTGCAACTGCAGAAGTTTTATCCTTCTCATTTATTGGGTATAAAACAAAAAGCATAACTGTTGGGGCATCTTCAATTATTAACATGACTCTTGAAGAAGATTTAGCTCAACTAGACGAAGTTGTTGTTACAGCGCTTGGTATTTCAAGAGAAAAAAAGCAATTAGGATATGCCAGTCAGGAAGTAGATGGTGAAGCTGTATCTACAGTAAAGTCACAAAACTTCGTAAATGCATTATCTGGTAAAGTTGCGGGTTTAAATGTTAAACCTTCAGGTACTATTGGTGGATCTACAAACGTAGTAATACGTGGTAGTAGTTCTGTTTCTGGTAACAACCAAGCATTATTCGTTATCGATGGTATTCCAATCGACAACGGTATTTCTAACACTGCAGATCAACAGAATGGTCGTGGTGGTTACGATTATGGTAACGCAGCATCAGATATTAACCCAGACGATATTGAATCTATTAACGTATTAAAAGGTGCAGCAGCATCTGCATTATATGGTTCTAGAGCATCGAATGGTGTAATTATGATTACTACTAAAAAAGGTAAAAAACAAAAAGGTATTGGTGTTACTATTAACTCTAGTCTAACAGTAGGTACGCCTGACAAAGAAACATTACCAACTTACCAAAAACAATATGGTGCTGGTTATGGACCATATTATGCTACTGCAGACGGTTACTTCAATTTAGAAGACGTTAACGGTGATGGTATTTTAGATGAAACTGTACCATTTGGAGAAGATGCTTCTTATGGAGGTGCTTTCGATCCAGATAGAATGGTTTACCAATGGAATTCTATCTACCCAGAATTAGACACGTACCAACAAGCTACACCTTGGCAGTATGCAGAAAACGATGCAAACTCTGTTTGGACTACATCTTCAACTTTAATCAACTCAGTAGATTTAACTGGTGGTGATGAAAAAGGAACATTCCGTTTAGGGTACACTAATATGATGCAAGAAGGTAATTTACCTAATTCAGAAATTAAAAGAAATAACATTTCATTTAATGGATCTTTAAACTTAACAGAAAAGCTTACTGCTTCTACAAGTTTTAACTTTACTAAAACAGATGGTAAAGGTCGTTACGGAACAGGTTACGATTCTAAAAACCCAATGCAACAGTTTAGACAATGGTTTCAAACTAACGTTGATTTAGAAGAACAAAAACAAGCTTATTTACAAACAGGACAAAACATTACTTGGAACTCTAACAGTTCTTCTGATGTATCTCCTCTTTATTCTGATAACTTTTACTGGACACGTTACGAAAACTACGAAACAGATACTCGTAACAGATTCTGGGGTAATGTAGTTTTAGATTATGAAATTACAGATTGGTTAAGCGTATTAGGACGTTTCACTTACGATACTTACTCTGAATTACAAGAAGAAAGAATTGCTGTTGGTTCTGTAGATGTATCTCAATATTCTCGTTTTAACAGAAATGTTGCAGAATATAACTACGACTTAATGTTATCTTTCAATAAAGATTTATCAGACAAAATTAACCTTTCTGGTATTGCTGGTTTTAACTTAAGACGTAATGAATTAAATAGTATTTACGCAGAGACTAACGGAGGATTAAACCTTGCAGGTCTTTATGCATTATCTAATAGTGTAAATGGTTTAGAAGCACCAGTTGAGAGAGAAGAAGTTAAAATGGTAGATGGTGAGTATATCCAAGCTAGTTTAGGTTATGATAACTTCCTATTTGTTGAAGGTACTTTTAGAACAGACCGTTCTTCATCTTTACCTATTGCAGATAACCGTTACGACTACTGGTCTGCTACTGGATCATTCATTTTTTCTGAATTAATCCAAAGCAATTGGTTAACATTTGGTAAAGTAAGAGGTAACGATACAGATCCTTATAACGTATTTAATACTTATGTAATTGGTACGCCTTTTAACGGTGGTATTGCTACAAACCCAAGTATTAAAGGTAACTTAGAATTACTTCCAGAAGAACAAACAAACTGGGAAGTTGGTTTAGAAATGCAATTTTTCCAAAAACGTTTTGGTTTCGATGTATCTTACTACGATGCACTTAACGAAAACCAAATTACAAGTGTGCCATTATCTAACTCTACAGGTTATACTTCTGCAATTCTTAACGCAGGTACTATTTCTAACAAAGGTTGGGAAGTAACTTTAAATATTAGCCCAATTCGTACAGAAGATTTTTCTTGGGACATGAATGTTAACTGGTCTAAAAACGAAAGTTTAGTAGAAGAATTAACAGATGGAATTGACAACTTAGTTTTAGCATCTTTACAAGGTGGTGTTAGTATTAACGCAACTCCTGGTGAAGCTTACGGTACTATTAGAGGTACAGATTTAGTTTACCATGAAAACGGACAACCAATAGTTGGAGCAAATGGTTACTACGAGACTACAAGTAGTAACAACAATGTAATTGGTGATGTTAACCCTGATTGGAAAGCTGGTTTATTTAACTCATTTAACTATAAAAACTTCAACTTAAGCTTCTTAATTGATATGCAAAAAGGTGGAGATTTATTCTCTTTAGATACATGGTATGGTTACGCAACAGGAATGTATGACTTTACAGCAGGTACTAACGATTTAGGAAACCCTGTTAGAAATACTTTAGATAATGGTGGTGGAGTAATTTTACCAGGTGTTCAAGCAGATGGTTCTACAAACACAGTAAGAGCAAATGCAAGCACTTATGCTAACCCATGGGGTTATGCTAGAGCGTCTAACTCTCAGCACGTTTACGATGCAGGTTATGTTAAATTAAGAGAAGCTAGTATTAGTTATAACTTCGATAACGACCAATTAGCAAGATTACCTTTTACAGGAGTTACTTTCTCTATAATTGGTAGAAACTTATGGATTATCGATAAGAATGTTCCTTTCTCTGACCCTGAAGCAGGATTAAGCTCTGGTAACGTTCAAGGATACCAATCTGGTGCATACCCTGCAATTAGAGAAATTGGTGCAAGTGTTAAATTACAGTTCTAA
- a CDS encoding RagB/SusD family nutrient uptake outer membrane protein, with amino-acid sequence MKKYISKLILAVFTTTAFVSCTEDVLTDPAPTESVTEEVVFNSREGVEALMSGILRNFRGQFTSTDAAGVNSIYFARVMKGNDVIQANNWFGFDYTNDNREPTYRRTVFNWEFPYYIINQANTLINGVEASEAIPAEDKAQLSAQGKAIRAFMYFQLAMEYQHTYTYDATLPAPPIYLELSLEGKPMSTLQEVYDLIIDDLTYAVANLDDYRLGKSYVNQNVANAILARVYQVTENWSGAKEAAMLAYGGSPSSVLDAASYGNGFSDITNEEWIWAAPQSTDQSNYYWGAPHSMADHYTLSYAATHFNNDFVNLFSATDVRNLFQNAYGVAAEDFRHYVTSKFEFNFDSDFAYIRTPEMILIEAEANYHLGDEATAHDLLFAIQSNRDANAVKSNNTGNALFEEILVERRKELYAETGVEWFDAKRLQRGITRTGNHRVKESASLSANDVRFFLKIPQEEIDANINIDDNINVGR; translated from the coding sequence ATGAAAAAATATATATCAAAACTTATCCTTGCGGTCTTTACAACTACAGCATTTGTAAGTTGTACTGAAGATGTGTTAACAGACCCTGCACCAACAGAATCAGTTACTGAAGAAGTTGTATTCAACTCAAGAGAAGGTGTAGAAGCTTTAATGTCTGGAATATTAAGAAATTTTAGAGGTCAGTTTACTAGTACTGATGCTGCTGGGGTTAATTCCATTTATTTTGCTAGAGTAATGAAAGGAAACGATGTTATTCAAGCAAACAACTGGTTTGGTTTCGACTACACCAACGATAACAGAGAACCTACCTACAGAAGAACTGTATTTAACTGGGAATTCCCTTACTACATTATCAACCAAGCAAACACGCTAATTAATGGTGTTGAAGCTAGTGAAGCAATCCCTGCAGAAGATAAAGCGCAATTAAGTGCACAAGGAAAAGCTATTAGAGCTTTCATGTACTTTCAATTAGCTATGGAGTATCAACATACTTATACATACGATGCTACACTTCCGGCTCCTCCTATTTATCTTGAACTTTCTCTAGAAGGTAAGCCAATGTCTACACTTCAAGAAGTATACGACTTAATAATTGACGATTTAACTTATGCGGTAGCTAACTTAGACGACTACAGATTAGGAAAATCGTATGTAAATCAAAATGTAGCAAATGCTATTTTAGCAAGAGTATACCAAGTAACTGAAAACTGGAGCGGTGCAAAAGAAGCAGCGATGTTAGCTTACGGTGGATCTCCATCATCAGTTTTAGATGCAGCTAGTTACGGAAATGGTTTTAGCGATATTACTAACGAAGAATGGATATGGGCAGCACCACAATCTACAGACCAATCTAACTACTATTGGGGAGCACCACACTCTATGGCAGATCATTACACATTATCATACGCAGCAACGCACTTTAATAATGATTTTGTAAACTTATTTTCTGCTACTGATGTAAGAAACTTATTCCAAAATGCTTACGGAGTGGCTGCAGAGGATTTTAGACATTACGTAACTTCTAAATTCGAATTTAACTTCGATTCAGATTTCGCTTATATTAGAACTCCTGAAATGATTTTAATTGAAGCTGAAGCAAATTATCATTTAGGTGATGAAGCTACAGCTCATGATTTACTTTTCGCAATTCAATCGAACAGAGATGCTAATGCTGTAAAATCTAATAATACAGGAAATGCTCTTTTTGAAGAAATATTAGTAGAAAGAAGAAAAGAATTATATGCAGAAACTGGTGTTGAGTGGTTCGATGCTAAGAGATTACAAAGAGGTATTACAAGAACAGGTAACCACCGTGTTAAAGAATCTGCTTCTTTATCAGCTAACGATGTAAGGTTCTTCCTAAAAATTCCTCAAGAAGAAATTGATGCTAATATAAATATTGACGATAATATTAACGTCGGTAGATAA
- a CDS encoding SusC/RagA family TonB-linked outer membrane protein has protein sequence MKTKFSGILTLFLAFVVQFAFAQEKTISGTISDASGLPLPGVNIIIVGTSTGSQSNFDGNYSLKASPGDVLTYSFMGYKTQSVTVGTSNTIDLTLAEDLAELDEVIVVAYGSQTKKSIVGAVSSIDAATIEKQQTVSVTSTLQGTVSGVNIVQSGGQPGDNPTIRIRGVGSINASADPLIIVDGAPFNGNLNSISGDQVESMSVLKDASSTALYGSRGANGVIVITTKRGKKDMPVQVNFSTKTGIANQAVDFHELATTDEFTKYSWEALRNEQLYSQGSTATDAAQYATDNLVSVLGYDPYGNGAPVGTDGELVTTDKLWDNDWSDNLFNNSAVRQEYAFNIAGGSEKTNYFLGLNYVDQEGAIETSNFTRGTVRMNIDSELTDWLTTGVNMFYSHSDQNYPTQSGTSFQSAQQWYYSVSSYYPLYQRDGNGSLILDGNGDRIYDYGNNSGSQSVNGVRPVFGGENGVGALYNYDVRYKRDLTSVNGYAKIDFTDYLNFKTQYYYEKYVFDSYEYVHNEYGYAANVGGRVSQDRDFVTTKNWTNSLNFNKSFGNHNVGANLIYETYKRENDELGAQGVGFLPNVQVLNGSTTPENVSGAFTNEGLMSYLARASYNYSEKYFIEGSYRRDGSSRFADHVRWGDFYSVGGSWIISEENFLNDSNVISFLKLKGSYGELGNNNILDSAGNALYFPYLSLYETGWNQLDNTGVILGSVADPNLTWEKTASANIGLDFGFFQDRISGSLEFYNKASKDLIYNQPLAISTGNDAITTNVGAIKNYGFELEITTRNINSKNFQWSTNFNISKNEMEITELTQESFINGTKRWEVGKSTYEFYIQEWAGVDPETGQGTWFKDVIGADGEPTGEKEVTSVYAEASRNYSGKSSLPDFVGGMNNYLRYKNWDLNFLFNFSVGSYIYDSSYANLMGSMENAGRAAHADIANRWQQPGDITDVPMLTTANNDFNSTSTRFLYENNYLRLKALNFGYNFDSSITDRLGVTNLRVYFQGDNLWTLQSHDGLDPEQSFAGTTDSRTYNQRIMSLGVNLQF, from the coding sequence ATGAAAACAAAGTTTAGTGGAATTCTAACGCTATTTCTAGCGTTTGTTGTGCAGTTTGCTTTTGCACAAGAAAAGACAATTTCAGGGACTATTTCGGATGCTTCCGGATTACCTCTCCCTGGAGTAAACATCATTATTGTAGGTACCTCTACCGGATCTCAATCAAATTTTGACGGAAACTATTCGTTAAAAGCAAGTCCTGGAGATGTATTAACCTATTCTTTTATGGGATACAAGACACAATCAGTTACAGTGGGTACTTCAAATACAATTGATTTAACACTAGCAGAGGATTTAGCTGAATTAGATGAAGTTATAGTAGTTGCATACGGGTCGCAAACAAAAAAATCTATTGTTGGTGCGGTAAGTTCTATTGATGCAGCTACAATTGAAAAACAACAAACTGTATCGGTAACATCTACGTTACAAGGTACGGTATCTGGTGTAAACATTGTACAATCTGGAGGTCAACCAGGAGACAACCCTACTATTAGAATACGTGGAGTTGGTTCTATTAACGCTTCTGCAGATCCCTTAATTATTGTTGACGGTGCTCCTTTTAATGGAAACTTAAACTCTATTAGTGGAGATCAAGTAGAAAGCATGAGTGTATTAAAGGATGCGTCTTCTACAGCTTTATACGGTTCTAGAGGGGCTAACGGGGTAATTGTAATTACTACTAAGCGTGGTAAAAAAGACATGCCTGTTCAAGTTAACTTTAGCACAAAAACTGGTATCGCTAACCAAGCCGTTGATTTTCACGAGCTTGCAACAACAGACGAATTTACAAAGTATTCTTGGGAAGCTCTAAGAAACGAGCAGTTATACAGCCAAGGTAGCACTGCAACAGATGCTGCACAATACGCTACAGACAATTTAGTTTCTGTATTGGGATATGATCCTTACGGAAATGGTGCTCCTGTTGGAACTGATGGTGAACTAGTTACTACTGATAAGTTATGGGATAACGATTGGAGTGATAATTTATTTAACAACAGCGCTGTAAGACAAGAATATGCTTTTAACATTGCTGGAGGTAGCGAAAAAACAAATTACTTTTTAGGTTTAAACTATGTAGACCAAGAAGGAGCTATTGAAACATCTAATTTTACAAGAGGTACTGTTAGAATGAATATTGATTCTGAATTAACAGACTGGTTAACAACTGGTGTTAATATGTTCTATTCGCATTCAGACCAAAACTACCCAACACAATCTGGAACATCATTTCAAAGTGCACAACAATGGTACTACAGCGTGTCGTCTTACTACCCATTATACCAAAGAGACGGTAACGGAAGTTTAATTTTAGACGGAAACGGAGATAGAATTTACGACTACGGTAACAATAGTGGTTCTCAATCTGTTAACGGAGTAAGACCAGTATTTGGTGGAGAAAACGGAGTTGGTGCTTTATACAACTACGATGTACGTTACAAAAGAGATTTAACCTCTGTTAACGGATATGCTAAAATTGATTTTACAGATTACTTAAATTTTAAAACTCAATATTACTACGAGAAATATGTTTTCGATTCTTACGAATACGTTCATAATGAATACGGTTACGCTGCTAATGTAGGTGGTAGAGTTTCTCAAGATAGAGATTTCGTTACAACTAAAAACTGGACAAACTCTTTAAATTTCAACAAATCATTTGGTAACCATAACGTAGGTGCTAACTTAATTTACGAAACTTACAAAAGAGAAAACGACGAATTAGGAGCACAAGGTGTAGGATTCCTACCTAACGTACAAGTATTAAACGGTAGTACAACTCCAGAAAATGTAAGTGGTGCTTTTACTAACGAAGGGTTAATGTCTTACTTAGCACGTGCTTCTTACAACTACAGCGAAAAATACTTTATTGAAGGATCTTACCGTAGAGATGGATCTTCTAGATTTGCAGACCACGTAAGATGGGGAGACTTCTACTCTGTTGGAGGATCTTGGATAATTTCTGAAGAAAACTTCTTAAATGATAGTAACGTAATTAGCTTCTTAAAACTTAAAGGTTCTTACGGAGAATTAGGTAACAATAACATTTTAGATTCTGCTGGTAACGCATTATACTTCCCATACTTATCTTTATATGAAACAGGTTGGAACCAATTAGATAACACCGGTGTTATTTTAGGTAGTGTAGCAGATCCAAATTTAACTTGGGAAAAAACTGCATCTGCAAACATTGGACTTGATTTCGGATTTTTTCAAGATAGAATTTCAGGTAGCTTAGAATTTTACAACAAAGCATCTAAAGACTTAATTTACAACCAACCATTAGCAATTTCTACAGGAAACGACGCTATTACAACAAACGTTGGTGCTATTAAAAACTACGGTTTCGAATTAGAGATTACAACTAGAAACATTAATTCTAAAAACTTCCAATGGAGTACTAATTTCAACATTTCTAAAAACGAAATGGAAATTACAGAGCTTACGCAAGAATCTTTTATTAACGGAACTAAACGTTGGGAAGTTGGAAAATCTACTTACGAATTTTACATACAAGAATGGGCTGGTGTAGATCCAGAAACAGGTCAAGGTACTTGGTTTAAAGATGTAATTGGAGCAGATGGAGAACCTACAGGAGAAAAAGAAGTAACTTCTGTATATGCAGAAGCATCTAGAAACTACTCAGGAAAATCTTCTTTACCAGATTTCGTAGGAGGTATGAATAACTACTTACGTTATAAAAACTGGGATTTAAACTTCTTATTTAACTTTAGTGTAGGGTCTTACATTTACGATAGCTCATATGCAAATTTAATGGGTAGTATGGAAAATGCAGGTAGAGCAGCACATGCAGATATTGCAAATAGATGGCAACAACCAGGAGACATTACAGATGTTCCTATGCTAACTACAGCTAATAACGATTTCAACTCTACGTCTACAAGATTCTTATACGAAAACAACTACTTAAGACTTAAAGCTTTAAACTTTGGTTATAACTTTGATAGCTCTATAACAGATAGATTAGGTGTAACTAACTTAAGAGTATACTTTCAAGGAGACAACTTATGGACCTTACAAAGTCACGATGGTTTAGATCCTGAACAAAGTTTCGCTGGTACAACAGATAGCCGTACATACAACCAGAGAATCATGTCATTAGGTGTTAACTTACAATTTTAA
- a CDS encoding BamA/TamA family outer membrane protein, with the protein MCQNLSLNIEGHTAQQTKIIDSIAYQKNHINYQSITNALDSLSNTLNHLGYIEHNIIDSNKINDSTVVSVFNLKNKYSSLYIRYTNIETLNLESLNINFNKEYIVLLFKNVQNTLNRLNSEIANQGLPFTALHLENFKIENDSVKADLKISKKTSPRHIDKIIIKGYQKFPRKFINQYAQIKTGQVFNMNEIILKTKNINSLPFANLIRDPEVLFTKDSTTLYIYVEKQKSNNFDGYLGFTTNEDTNKLEFSGYLNMLLRNNLNFGESVKLLYESDENEQKTFNFNIDMPYLFKSPIGANVDLNIFKKDSTFTTVDQSLKLYYQFSTQHKLYLGIKESQSNNLLNQNSLTTIEDYKSTFYSTTYNFTKTDDINILFPIKTYANVNLGLGHRTYENTKEQQFEASLDLYHTFYLNEKNSIFTRIEAAALQSETYLENELLRYGGINSIRGFEENSILANLYSVLNIEYRFQLNPTIFVHTISDFSYLENKISNQKERLIGLGVGFAVLTKAGLLKLNYANGKTENSPFNISNAKVHLSITTIF; encoded by the coding sequence TTGTGCCAAAATTTATCTTTAAATATTGAAGGACATACAGCACAGCAAACAAAAATAATTGACTCTATTGCTTATCAAAAAAATCACATCAACTACCAATCTATTACAAATGCATTAGACAGCTTGTCTAATACATTAAATCATTTAGGATATATAGAACATAACATTATAGATTCTAATAAAATTAATGATTCCACGGTTGTTTCTGTTTTCAATTTAAAAAATAAATATTCCTCCCTATATATAAGGTATACTAATATTGAGACTTTAAATTTAGAATCACTAAATATCAACTTCAATAAAGAATATATTGTTCTACTGTTTAAAAATGTACAAAACACCTTAAATCGTTTAAATTCTGAAATAGCAAATCAAGGACTTCCATTTACAGCGCTTCATCTAGAAAATTTTAAAATTGAAAATGATAGTGTAAAGGCCGATTTAAAAATCTCAAAAAAAACAAGTCCAAGACATATTGATAAAATTATTATTAAAGGTTATCAAAAATTCCCTAGAAAATTTATTAATCAATACGCTCAAATTAAAACTGGACAAGTTTTTAATATGAATGAGATAATATTAAAAACCAAAAATATAAATTCACTTCCATTCGCAAATTTAATAAGAGACCCAGAAGTTTTATTTACAAAAGACTCTACTACATTATATATATATGTAGAAAAACAGAAAAGTAACAATTTTGATGGCTATTTAGGATTTACTACAAATGAAGACACTAACAAACTTGAATTTAGTGGTTATTTAAATATGCTACTTAGAAACAACTTGAATTTTGGAGAATCTGTTAAGCTATTATATGAAAGTGATGAAAACGAACAAAAAACATTTAATTTCAACATAGACATGCCTTATTTATTTAAATCGCCCATTGGAGCAAATGTAGATTTAAATATCTTTAAAAAAGATTCAACCTTTACAACAGTCGATCAATCTTTAAAATTGTATTATCAATTTAGTACACAGCACAAACTCTATTTAGGAATTAAAGAGTCTCAATCTAATAATCTTTTAAATCAAAACTCATTAACTACTATAGAAGATTACAAATCTACTTTTTATAGCACAACATATAACTTTACAAAAACCGATGATATTAATATATTATTTCCAATAAAAACTTATGCCAATGTAAATTTAGGTTTAGGACATCGTACCTACGAAAATACAAAAGAGCAACAATTTGAAGCAAGTTTAGATTTGTATCATACTTTCTATCTAAATGAAAAGAATAGTATTTTTACAAGAATAGAAGCCGCTGCCCTACAATCTGAAACCTATTTAGAAAATGAACTGTTGCGCTACGGTGGAATCAATTCTATACGCGGTTTTGAAGAGAACAGCATCCTAGCAAATTTATATTCTGTATTAAATATAGAGTACCGATTTCAATTAAATCCAACAATATTCGTACACACAATTAGCGATTTTTCCTACTTAGAAAACAAAATTAGCAATCAAAAAGAGCGTTTAATTGGTTTAGGGGTCGGTTTTGCGGTATTAACAAAAGCAGGACTATTAAAATTGAATTATGCTAATGGTAAAACTGAAAATTCACCCTTTAATATCAGTAACGCAAAAGTTCACCTAAGTATCACTACTATTTTTTGA